In Megalops cyprinoides isolate fMegCyp1 chromosome 12, fMegCyp1.pri, whole genome shotgun sequence, the sequence agcacctacaatgggcatgCGAGTGTCAGAACTGGACCATGGAGCAGTGGAATAAGGTCACCTGGTctgatgagtcccgttttcttttagatcacgtggatggctgtgtacgtgtgcgccgtttacctggggaacggatggcaccaggatgcactgtgggaagacaacaagccagtggagggagtgtgatgctctgggcaatgttctgctgggaaaccctgggtccggccattcatgtggatgtcaatttgacatgtCCCACttacctaaacatcgttgccgaccaggtacaccccttcatggcaatggtattccctgatggcagtggcctctttcagcaggataatgcgccctgccacactgcacacattgtttgggaatggtttgagcAACATGATGAAGtaagtgttcaaggtgttgccctcgcctccaaattctccagatctcaatccaaaTGAGCATCTGTGcgatgtgctggaccgacaagtccgatccacggcggctccacctcacaacttacaggacttgaaggacCTGCTattaatgttttggtgccagataccacaggacaccttcaggggtcttgtagagtccatgcctcggcgggtTGGCACTGTTTTGGCAGTACACGGAGGAACAACAGCATGTTAGGCAGGTGGttataatgttttggctcatcagtgtatacaACCTTTCACATGCATTCTAACAAGGGCTGAACAAATGCTAACactggaaataaattcatactcATAACATTTTTTCTCACCACAGGCAAACTTACTCAAGAATTGCAACATGAATGGcaattcataaacatttatttcagacaAAATCCATACTTTCACAACACAGAGTAAGAATGAAGTATAaacactcagtttttttttttttttttaatttgtccaCAGCATTCTGACACcgaaacagaattttcacttAGAGAAAGGTCTTAAAATACAGTCTTCCAcattatataaattaaattctCAAATACCTTACTTTCTGATTGggaagtttttaaaaaataaaaccttgacTTAGAACCCTAAATTCCACATGCTCAAAAGCTCCATTTTAGAATAGTTTCTCCATGGCCTGCATGTTGCCTGTAATCTGACACTTCCGAGACCTACTGATTACTACAGATTGCAGTAATTACTGTAATCGTAATAAACAAAATGGGACCCAAAGTACCAAGTAAGAAAAGTCAGCAGTGAAAGAATACAGCGCACTAAGCTTTCATCCCACCTGTAAggcttaaaatgaaatgagtctGGTTTCCCCACTTCTTCCTACTCCATTCACTCAGATTTCTGCTGCCACCGTGCTCACTTTGCCCAGTGACACAGAACTCTGCTGTATTAAGGAGCAGAGATATTATAGCAGTGCGTTTCCTCACATAACTCGCACATTAAATCTCTGTATACTGAGGGTCAGCATGTTTCCATTTAGTACAAAAGATTTGACGTGTCAAGAAGCGTTGTGATCCAGTTCCAGATTTTGCAGTTTTCACTGGTTAAGGGATGTTGCAAGAACAAGGAGTGAAACAAATTTTCTTCCCGAAGCCACAAGCTGTTttgatttcttgttttaataAGGAGTCACATTTCATATAAAGGCACCCGCGGCTGGAAAGCCAGACATTACACATTCTCGTTGTGCCGGGGGTCCTCCCTTTCAGTCCCACACTTTCCCGCCATGATGCACATTCCAGACGGACAATGGCCTcacttctgtgatgtcactgaaggGAGTTCTCCTTTATATGTCGATTATGACGAAGATCTCCGGCTTGCTCTCATCATGTATCTGCATGGCCGAGTATGTGATGGCCTTCACCTCTGTCCCCTGGAGGGAGAGATAATGCTCACTCCATTAAATTCCACCTTTGCAATGACTGAACATATCAGGCAAGTCGACTATGAAGAGTCATATATCAAAGTAGCAGACAAGTAAAGCTggcataaataaaaacagaaagccaAGTTGGATAACTGTATACTTCagagtgtgtggatgtgaagAGATGTGTCTAGACAAGTACACTGTATACCAGAGGCACTGTTTGAGCTCAGTTAACCATCACATAGTCAGTCATCCGGTGCTGGAACAGCCTCACCTTTACCGTAAATCTTTTCGCTTGTTCTAGGATAGCAGAGGAGTAAACCTTTCCTGTTAAATTCCAGTCAGTGGAATTCCAGAATGGCACTACttcaaaaatgaacattctgtGTTGCCAggtgcacatacatacaccacTGAGGATGTGAACAGAGAGGGTCCTCAATGAGCGCATTCACAGCAGTTTGTGAAAGGGCCATTTGGCTCTCAAGAGCGATGACTCACCTGCGGGTGCTTCGCAAGGTCAAACTCCTCTCCCCatctgtacaaacacaaaccacagcagAGCTTCCAGTGAAAGGAAATGTAGGGGTATGTGGTTTAACAGCATGCCTCCAGCCCCACCCATTCCTATCTACACATGATTAGAAATAGTGGGTAGGCAAAGCACGAGGGCCCGGgagctgaaacacactgaaccACTTTTTAATACTGCTTTCCCTTTTATGCGaccctgtttttgaaaatgccaACTGTATAGACAAGGCTCCTCTCACCACGGCAATGGCTGCACTCACAGAGGCACACTGAGGCGAGTCAAATGgaatcctccaatacactcgcATGCAGCTagcagctatttttcacactacaagtgACACAGCGCACTAAAGTAGAGTGGCCACTCATTGGAGGGTAAACGCTCTTCCACTGATGTCTTCCAAGCAACCTGCAGGTAAATCCCAATTAAACCACTTGTGACCCCCAACACTGCTACTTTTCTTGGGATGTGTGAGGGCCTGTAGGTGCAACATCTACTGAAAGGCCAAATTACAAATGTTTGTCTCCCTCAACAGCAGAAAATCCTCGGGAAAAAAAGGCTCAGGCATACACCTGAAAACCTGACTGCGAAGCTCCTGCAACTGAATGATTACGTTacatcaaattcattttaatgtgtctAGATCAAATTCCCTTTACGCACAAGTCTTTAACAGTGGTACAGTACAGAATTTGCCAATGGGCCCATTTGATGGAATCCCTACAACGTACCCCCCTGAATGGCAAGGGTCTCCTGCACCAATGTATATCAGTCAGATCCCAATTACTCTCACATCCTAAGTTGTTGACCTGACGTACTGTAAAGTCTGTAAAGTCTAAAATATAAGTATTGTTTGTATGTTAGCATGCCGTGCGGTGCCAGGCCCTTGTATCCTTCAGTAAGGCAACACATCaccactgtcacagacacatgcataacaCATGCAGTGAGATGTCCAGGATGAAAACTGAGCAAAGAATGAGATGGGGTGGCTGAGTTTTACAGTTTAGGTCAAATGTTCCACAGAACTTACCCGATGGAACGAATCCTGAAACGCATCCTGTCAATGTGCAAAACTTTCACTTCCTGGAACACAGAAGAGTGAAAGTTAAAACAGAACCTCTGTTTTGCCATGGGGAGTAATGTCATCCATCATCAGTGCACGCTCATGTTCCATAAATGCAGTGGCATCATGCACGgcataatataaaaataaacaatataaaaaaaacctcactgtTAAAAGAAAATCCAAGATTTTACAACACGGATCCAAACTTATGCACTTACCAGCAATCACGAAACACATGCAAACTGTAGGCTTAATGTGACATTCAACACCAGGCACTGTCACGGTATTTTACCATATTAAACATCCATGAGTGATATAAAAGGCTCTAATAAACAGATTTTACTCAATAGACAATTATGTTCAAGCTGGAATTTAATATGTCCCAGCACTTCATCTGAAACTGGGTGGAAGCAAATTTCTGCAGTTAATAACCAGGCAGTTAGTCATATcaaccacagcacacactcttTGCTAGTACTGGGAAGTACAGCTAGTACAGATCAGCTGCAGCACATCTGCCACACAGCATTCCCAGTGCAGCACAGCACCAGATTTGATGCAGGAGTCAATTCATTTGAGTCTGACTGCACACATCAGCTGCAGGTTTGCTGCACAACCGCAAGCAGCACCGCTTCAGCTCAGGGTCTAGGTGCAAGTTAAGTGgcttatattacattattttcattttgcagacactcttatccagagccacttacatactTGTAGGTTATAATTTCATACATTAATAAAGCtagatagttactgaggcaattgtctGGTTcggtaccttgcccaagggccTTGCCACAGAAGTgtcccagtgaggaatcaaacctgtTCAGTCAGCCCAGCtcaccagccctgctccttaccaccacaccacacagctgacaagtatgtatgtatgtatgtatgtatgtatgtatatggataatgtgtgtatacacacacacacacacacacacacacacacatacatacatacatacacaaccaTCCTTTTTTTTAGGtattctttatatttttctttttggtttcattatttttgtcattggaCTGTCTagacaaacaaatcaaaattaattgACAGGCATTTAgggccattttcattttcaattaataCCCTTGTTCAGTTTTTGGGAAGATTCAAAGGAGGCAAAATATTAGTCTGGACTTAAATAACCCCTGCGGGTCTGTAGAGATTTAACCTGTTAGGGCCTTCCTGCGTCATCACTGGACAGGGAGCGCTCAGGGGTGGGTAATTGCCAGGTGTGTCTGTGGCGCAGCACAGATCTTCCTCTCTGTGGTACACTCTGCAGCAAAGACCTTGCTGTTTCTCGGTCTAACATGTTTTGCGATTTCAAAGCTACTTTTTCATATACAAAAATTGCATCAGGAAATATGTCTTTTTCTAGCCTTGCCTTGCAACTGAAGTATACAATGGCAAATGTTTCCTGCAGTGGGCGCTTTAGTTAACTGTTGTGTCCATAGCAGCCACTTGTAATTACCCACTTGAGTCAAATGCAGTCTCACATAGTTTAAATGTGGACAGTGTGTGGGTGCCGTTTAAAGGACCCTTTTCCAGTGGACGACTTACCCTGGGGATGAAGAACACATCTGCACTGAATTTAAACAACCAGTCATCCAAGAAATGATACAGGAGGGATTCCATATCATCCCCTGCAATAACAGAGagacatattttaacattaaattgttttacattattttttttaaattacataacaGAAAGTGTACTTTACAGGTCCATCTTAGATGAAAGTGTCCCTAAAAAATTCAACTAACATCATATttattgtaacaaaaaaaaaaagacttcataAGACTTCAAAATTCATAAAGCCTCCTTCTACATCCCATATCACACATACCTGGGCAACACTATACTCATTGAACATATACACTGCTTCATCTGCACACAGAAGCTTATGAAATCTGTTTACATCAACTGTCAGACATCATAAACACAGGCACATGTCCAGGGCTCAGAATGGCACACATTAATATACAAACAAATAACCAGGGGAATGTtggttttttcattttatctgggCAATGACACTGAAATTCCCACTAATTCTTTTTACATAAGCCTGTTTTAAAACTTGTTTAAAACTTGATCACTAGAGCTGCCTCTCCATCTGGAATACACATACATCCTTCAGCCCAAAcatctgcaaaaacaaataaatctttaCAGGAGTTTACAGGACACCAATTTTAGCGTTCAAAGGCCACTGACTAACCCCTCTATTTGTTTTAGTCTACTGTTGGTCTTCACAGACCATTGGCCACCCTGGATTGGATTCATTCAAGATTTACAAACCATCTGTTgccctttaaaataaaatctcacACTACCCTACGGTGAGACATGTCCACCAGTCATTGTTCTGTTTCTGGACAATAGCACAACAGGCATTCTTTCTCCAATGCAActgggccccccccccccccccccccagggttAGGAAATTCCCAACCTTCACAAATATAAAGGGAAACTGCATGTTTAGAACATTCTGAAACAGGAAGCCGCACACACTGTTTAGGTTTGAAACCGACCACGTCATGTGCCAATTAATATCCAGGGACTAGAATAATGGGGAAAACTAGCTTTGTTTTACTACAGATAAGGGAGGGGAGGTGGGCCACAGTTCCTTTGCCTCACTGCTCACAGGTACCCTGAGATTTGTCAGGTGTCTGTGAGTTATTCAGAGGATGCCTTTCCTCCAGTTAGGGCTTGGCATCTTACACAAACTATGTAATGAGAAACCTTGAGGTGGGCCTTCAGAACATAACCCCAAAAGAATGTATTGTCTTGATCTTGATGTTACCCTGCCTGACGTAAAGTGGTCACACAGCTTGGGGGACTAAATATAAAAGCAGGGAACAGGCATACTGGTCATATCACCTCTCAGGTCATCACATTCCCAAATTATGACACCTAactcttttgaaaaaaatttttTCACTAGGGCACTATTGGAAGATTCAGATATGTTTAAGATATTTGAGTGTTCTCTGAAAGCTCTGGGTCCATTAACAACTTGCACATTGTGTCGTATCTTCTGCattattgtacatatttaattAGCATAATAGACACACATATGGCCCTGCTTGCAACTGCAAGCTGCCAGAatgcatacacaaataaaagtgTAGGCTAACCTTTACTCAGAATAACAGTGTTACTCAAGGTAATTTGACACTCATCAAGTACAAGTGGCTTTTATGGTTTGCCTTtctatgtattttaataatttgaGATCAAGAGACAAGGCTGAGATATCTCAACGACAATTATAACCTTCCGCAttgcaacattttttctttttctccataCAAAGTGGACCTGGCTATATAAACAGCCTGGACTACCCTGGATACTTTGCAGGTGTCTTTTCCTGAGGGAACACCTTTTCCTGAAAATTTCGACAttcagagaaaaacataaaacagctgGTAGTTTTCCTTCTCATCCAGGGACACAGTTATTGGCTGGTTGGAAAGGGACTGAAATGACTCTTCATAGACTTGAGCTGGCTCATTCTCTATGTACTCCCTTATATGGGCCTGATGGGAAGCCTGCATCACATCCCTTTCATAACCACCAGCAGCCTCTCTGCTCCAGTGCTTATGCTGACTGCTAGCCACCAGCATTCCTCAGTGGAACCAGTGTTATGCAACTTTGACTCTGATGGAGTCAACTTTGATCAGACAAGCCAACAGACTCACTGACTCTGACACCTCAACTTGTGGTAACTGGTTGTGAGAACAGGCTTTTCTCCTTTACATACTTATCTAATGCAACCATTTCCACTCTTCAGGGTATAGCTTCAGCTCATTTGATAATAAAGTGCCTCCTGTGAGCTGGGGTAGACACCCATATCCtatatccagggcaacttagGTAGCTTTCAGATTATccattttacacagctgggtatcCACAGAAACAATTCAGGAAATAAACAGCAGTCtcccagtagggaattgaaGATTTGGActacaagacctgctccttagCAATACACTTGTGATGTAGTATCCTTAGCAGGTTGTTGAACTGTGAGCTGGAGGCTGTTGTCAGTAACGCCCCGCCCTTCTTACTTTACTGGCATACACAATAATGCAGCACAGAGCCAATAAAGGCTGTAAGTACCTTGGAATTTCACTGCAAGCAATCATGTTATCCACGTACAATCCACCATTATTTTTATCCAGACTGAGCAATGACTAAGTTGTTATTTTACTTGGCTTCCTGGATAGAGGTAATAAGACTGGGGCTCAGtcccagagaaacagagggtTGTTTCATCTTTTTGCTAAAAAAGGAGATTCTTATAAGATGTTCCAACCAGATTAGTGGAAGTagagtaagattttttttttccccttgacaTGACAAAGTTAACAAAACTCAGTTTACAGAATTTTACTGTGTCTTTAAGTCCTTCAAAACATTCTCCCCAACAGAAACCCAGAGTTGCAGACATCCATTATCTGAACAAGCTTAACATGATATTGGAACCACTGTTGCTACTGTCCCCTATTTAATGAACTCAGAAAGGACCCTTAACTCAGCGAGCACCTTTTTCTCATTCTCTGGAGCCACACATTGAAACTTCAGGGCACTGTGGTGTTTTGCATTGAAAGAGACAGCAATGCCCCCTTGTGGAAAAATATATTAGCACTCCACCTGTACTTACCACAGTTCGAAAAAGGTCATGGCTGATATTTTTAGCCTATAGCCTTGAATAAAATCCAAACTGGACCTGCCTCTACTCtgatgtgtctgtgcgtgttgTCCTACTTTCCAGAAATGGACAGAGCTATATCGCTAGGCAACAACGGTCTCAAAAATTACTACAATGCAATGGCCACAAACATGTGACTTCACGATAACCCACGGCACCTCTAAATTTGCTGGGGGCTGGCACCCCTCACCCAGTCTTTCCTAGTCCAATTTTACTTATCAAATTACAAAGCCTCTGTTCGGCGCTCATAACGGTATCACAGTGATGTCCAAGCAGAACCAAGCAAATAAAACGTTTGCTTTACAAATTCAGAATTTATTCAGCAGCTGCTTCAGAGCTTAATAATGTGATGTGCTGAAGACTTTAGCTAAGGATTTGCctatttttccctctgtgtctgtgtgcctatCCGGTCGGTCAAtgttctgtctgcctgtctgtcttttggTGTCCACTGACCCTCTGACTCCACCTCGATTGTGTCGATGGGCTCCACCGTCTCCGTGTCCGTCATGTAGCCGAACATGGCCATGGCACACTGCTCGAACGCCTCCTCCAGAGAATCCCCCCAAGAGTGCAGCCTGGACAACAGAAAACACCAGAGCTTGGGGGGTAACGCAAAGCAGCACAGCAGTTCTGACAGATCTGAGACTAGAAGGTTCCACAAGTCATTCACTACTACTGTGACTTACAGGTTACCATTGTAACTTGCTATCTGAGCTACCATAGCCAAATTACTCAAGTTAGCTTCACGAGTGCAACTGCAAATAACAGTTAAAAATGGTTCACCCATTTCACAGTTGCTGAAACACTATGGACAGCTTTGGTCTATTGTTGTCATGTGATGTAGACTGTGGACCTGGAGCTGGGAATGCATTACAATAGATTTATAGTGATTTTAATTGTTAAAGATGAATCATTATTAGGCACCGGATGTTCGGATGTTATCTTTTTGTACAGATAGTTCTCAGTTGTCATTGACAGATTTGTGTCTTCCCAAGCACCAATTACACATGGAGTCCAACAGGTGTCAATTTTGGATCCTATTCCGATATCCATTTACATTCTACCACTTTTTCATATCATCTGTAGACACAATATGTCATTTCAGTGCTATGATGACAACACTCAGCTTTATCTTTTAAATAACCCACATGACCTGAATAGATTAGCCACTCTTGAGGACTGTCTTACAGACATTAAGTGTTGGATGTCCAAAAACTTTCTTCAGCTGAATGCTGACAAATGAGAATATTTAATTTTTGGTGCCAGCCTGCTACTGAGAATGTTCAATACAGTATTGGCTCCTTCGTCATTAATGTGAAACCAGTCACTAGCAATCTTGAATCTATATTTGACTCTAAGCTATATTTAGAACAAATCATCAATAAGATAGTCTAATCTTACTTTTTACAATTAAGAAATCTATCCAGGATAACATCATTCCTGTCACAACTGATTTAGAGAAAGTCATTAATTCCTTTGTTGTTTCACAACTACACTACTGCAAATCACTGTATAGATGCCTTAGTCGTCAGCCACTTTCTTCAGTTACTTTGGAACACAGCAGCTAAGCTCCCTATCAGGACTATAAAGAGAAATCACATAACCCCTGTCCTAGCCTCATTGCACTGATTTCCAGTTAGttttagaattgattttaacatttgactaattatttttaaaccaacCATGGATTGCCTCCTGCTTATATTAGTGACTTCTGATAGTAAGATTTGACTAATTGCTTTTAAAGCAAGACACGGATTGCATCTTCACTACATTACTGACGTTTTAACCCCTTATAGAAATGAACGGCCACTTAAATCATAGGATAACACTCTTCTCACTGTTTCAGAGTCCAGAATGAAATGCAAAGAGGATCATACTTTCACTGTAAAGGCTTTACAACACTAGAGGATAAAATGACCTAATTTtggaaatgttccaaaactcACAAAAGCAGGACTGAACATCCCTCTTCACATGTTCATAAAAACTCAGATCTGCATCAAAATGAACGCCTAAACTTCTGGCAAAAGGTTTCACATTATCAGACAGACTACCAAACTCATTGCGAAACAGTGCAGGTTGTGACACAAGAAGATTATAGATTTACAGTCATTAAGTTGAAGAGAGATCTGAGACATTCAACATTCAATACCTTTGAGGCATTCTTTGAAGGTGGCAAGGCTGTTTGGATCACTGGGTCTTATATGAAGGTATAACTGTTGATCACCGGCATAACAATGCAAGttgttatttttacagataATGTGGCTGAGTGGCAGCATGTCCTTTTATTTGTCTAATGttacttcctgtttttgtttgtttttattctcctatttgaaatgatttgaacTAAATTTACATATGTATTCAATTAAATCCCTGCCATATAACCTCACTTACTGCCATATAACCTCACTTACTGCACATCAGCTGTGTGGtccaaatctaaaaaaaaaaaagggagagtcAAGTGTTATGTTATTGTGCGTCATTTTGAGAATACATATCCGCCCCACCACCACGTCCAATCTATTGTATACATGACAGCAAACAGATGTTCACATATGTAAAAGATGTGCAAGAGAGAGACgctcaaaaaaatcaaaacataaagTCACATACTTAAATCGCATCCTTAATtgtttttcctccacagtcaccatgGCAAAACAGCAATTTGTGAGATCACGGGTGCACACAACACTAAGCAACGCCCAAACAAAACGCTCAGATTACTTAGATCAGGAAGTGCCCTTATCTTCAGCGCGCAACTCCAAGAAAACAGTTTCTTTTGCTATGGTTCAATTATCCAGCTCTGATTATGTGGACTATGATCGCCGACATTCCAAGCCAAACACTGTCCTCATTCTGACATATTCTGACACTTCTGTCACGGGGTGTTGCGAGTATActgcaaatgacacaaaattatgACAGCAGTATTGAACGCACGCCTGAGAAATGTTCCAAAACGACAAAGAGTAACCGAAACCATATATAGCTATTATTGGTAACATCAAGCCTTTCAGCAAAACAATACGCTGTTACCACTAATTTTACTCACTCCAAATGTCTGACTAATAATTAACTTAGCCGGGTAGCTCGTCACTAGGAAGCGTAGCTGGGCAAACTAACCTAGACAGATAGCCGGAATTAAATTCGAAAGTTGCTAGTTAGCTATCTTGAGTCGCTTTCAAGTTGAAACCTCGacatgattattattagtagtactATTACACACGTGTCTAGCTTTCCAGTTAGCTTCATAGACAGCTAGCCAGCTTACAACATGTATTTTCAACGATGATATTTAAATTACTTCTGAGAACTCACACTCATATTTCTTGACGATGGGTGGGTATTTTGCCTTTATTGCTTTCTGCGCCTCCGTAAGATCGAGTTCCCGATCATTCATTCTCAATACTTCGTCTACTTTTTAGATATGCCACTATGATATGTCGCTTTGAGCTGAAGCTTTACTTTCATGCATGCAAGCAATAAAGttaacagtgtcaaaccagcAACAACAAATACTACTTCCGGGTTACGAATTCCACAAATTcgtcaaaataaaagtacttATTTAAGCGTAAAATGCGTAAAATGATAAACACATCCGACAGAACTTTTTGCCCTACAAAAGCATCAATAGCATACATTTTGTGTACAATTGTGCCTTATGCAGCCTATTTGGCTTCAGTAAAAGCACAACACTACTTCCTACGAGGGAACTTTTCATCCCAATCTCATTCCAGGCTTTTCTCTCACTTGTTTTGATTGAGTATATTCAGCTCCGTTTCATTAATATACTTTcttttgttcagtttctttttctctgtcatgtCCCTTGAGTAGTGCATGTATGTCCTGTGAGCTGatttttgaccaaaaaaagCGGAAACAGCTCGCAAGCCAGGTCTCCTTCCAGGTGACAGATTTCATCAAGAAAGTAGAAGCCCTACTTTTGAAGCCATAATTTGATTATCAATAGTGCAAATAGTTTATGGAATTATCTAAAAA encodes:
- the zbtb8os gene encoding protein archease; this translates as MNDRELDLTEAQKAIKAKYPPIVKKYEYLDHTADVQLHSWGDSLEEAFEQCAMAMFGYMTDTETVEPIDTIEVESEGDDMESLLYHFLDDWLFKFSADVFFIPREVKVLHIDRMRFRIRSIGWGEEFDLAKHPQGTEVKAITYSAMQIHDESKPEIFVIIDI